The nucleotide window TGATTAAAGTGAACAAACTGAACTCGATGGATACGATAAATCAGTCGGAACTGTTAATTTCTATTACATATAATTCAACCATTATTGATCTAGAAGGGAGCCACCAATACGATCGTTGAAGAGAAATTGGCAACCAAACCTCCAAGTTGGTGGCGCCGTTAGATTTCTCATATTCTTAAATCTCTTTGACAAATTTACCCTCGAATAGAAACAAAAACAGCCGCAACATGAGCTTCTAATTCATGCGAAACATGGCTTGGTGAGCGGAGACAGGCTTGGCCAGCCCCATAAACGCGAGGGTTAATTCGGTCATTCGAGTCGGAAGATGTCTATGCTTTCGATTTCGTGGTTTCCTTCTCTGAATCGGCGGCCTCAATGAGTTCATCGTCATATCGCTTATGCCCTGTTGTCTTCTCTTCTCAGGTATTTGGTGCTCGGTCAGGCTTGTTGCCACCTTGGGATGATGGAGGACGCTATGATTCTCCTCCAAAGTGGCCGCCGTCTCGCTTCGGCCGCTTTCCGCCGGGAGTCCGTCTGCTTGTCGGACGACAGCTTCGGCGGCGACGGTGGCGTCGCGGTTTCTGCTCCACCGCCGTCGGAGATGGAGTCCGTCTCCCAGCTCCTCTCTCACATCAAGCTGATCCTCCGGCGCCGAGCCGCCGCGCTGGCCGCTCTCGACGCCGGCCTCCCTGCTGAAGCCATCCGCCACTTCACCAAGGTTCTGGACAGCCGCCGAGGCCTACCCGGTAACTTCGCGGCGGGATGCCTCATCGGCCGCGCCGCCGCTCACAAAGCCACCGGCCGCCTAGCGGACGCCATCGCTGATTGCAACCGCGCGCTTGCCCTCGATCCTTCCTCCATCCCTGCCCTCCGCGCCCGAGCCGACCTCTTCGAGGCGGTGCGCGCGCTCCCGGACTGCCTCCACGACCTCGAGCACTTAAAGCTCCTCCACGACGCCATCCTCCGCGACCGCAAGCTTCCCGGTCCACGGTGGAGGCCCCACCACGACGTCCGCTACCGTGACATCCCCGCGAACCTCCGCGCGCTCACCGCGCGGATCCAGCACCTCCGCGGGCGCATCGCCGCAGGGGAGGCCAATAATGTGGATTACTACGCGCTGCTTGGCGTTCGACGCGGGTGCGCGCGCACAGAATTGGGGCGTGCTCACCTTCTTCTGACGCTGAAGCACAAACCGGAGAAATCCGTGGCTTTCGTCGACCGCCTAGAGTTCGCGGACGACCACAGGGACTTGGACTCAATCCGCGACCAAGCGAGGATGACCGCTTCGATTCTTTATCGAATGTTACAAAAGGGGCACGCCAGCCTCATGGTGGCAGTGACGGCGGAGGAGGCGGCTGAGAAGCAGAGGGCCAAGGAGGCGGCCGAGGCAGCAGCCTCTGCCGCCGCAATCCAAATGCCAACGGTGATGACGGCAGACAAGCCGATGGCAGAGAAGGCTTCCGTGTTCCAGGGTGTGTTCTGCCGCGACATGGCCGCGGTAGGCAATTTGCTGTCGCACAGGGCGATTCCGGTGAAGTACGAAGCGTTGAGCTGCTGATGAATTGGCCGGCGATCGGAATTGGTTAATTGTCTTGCTATATTATGATTGTACAGTTCGGGTTGGGGATCAGGATGTCGAGAGAGGCATGAACTTGAAATTTTGTTCCACTATGCAGTTCTTAATTACTACACTGTTCTTAGATATCCAAGTCTCGTGGTTTTCCTTTCGATCTTATCAATAGCTTTCTCATGTACGATATTATCTCTCTCTTTGACTACTGCAAGTAATACATCCTTGTTCCGATGTCTGGATTGATACTTCACCATGGCTTCACTTTCCTTCTTCCAGTTATTAAACAAGATAGATAAATTAAGCCGAGGACTTTGTCCAGTACAGACGAATAATTCATGGATATTAACAACAAAGCTTTCTGCTCTGCTCTGCTCCCGCACACAGGGACTCGTTTTGCCTCAGAGCCAGCTTTTATTCAGCGTCCAGGACCAGAAATCTGCGCCTGTGCTGCCGCTGCTACTGCCATTGCCACAGTTGTATCAATCTTATCCTTCCGGCCACCGCACCAATGCTCAGCTCCCTGCGCCAACTGTTTTTGTTTCACCAGCAGAGCTTTTGAGCATCCACTCACAAAGCGTCAGTTGCGCATATGCGACAACACATCTCTCCTCGCTGCTGCAAAATAATATACGATATTTTCCGCTAGTTTGAATCTTCTTAGGTCTGGATGACTAATAATGTCACATGGATGCATCCAAATCCAGTGTGACGCCACCTTGGATCATAATTTTTTGGATAGAGCTGTTCCCCGCCATCATGATCCATGACATGGGAGGCATCACCAATTTGAGCTCGCTAGCTAGCTGTGGTTTGTTGACACACAACTCCATGCCGGCGACGTGAGGGCCACATGCCCATCCCTGACTCACTCTTCTCCAGGCCTTAAACAATCGCGTCCCCCAATTACAAGCAGTTCGAGGAGAGGCATGGCAGTTTGTATTATTCTACATCATCATCTTCGAGTGCGAGGAAAAAAACATGGCGATAAGTTTCAAACCTCGAAGCTTAAGCTAAAAAAAAAGGGGTCAACAGTAGAAAATACATGCACACTATTAACTTATACTAGCCATACTTTTATTcatgtcttctttgtcttttatATAGAAAATCTAAGTAGGTCTATCTGGAGTATTTGATGGCAAGCAATGGATGCAGGAATGCCGTACAGATTACTGCAAGGTTCAGTGATGACTTTACCCGTGAGTGTGAAGTGTATGGCATGCAATGGCATGGCATTCAAAACAAAGGTAGGCGTAGGCTTTAAATGAGAGAAGAGGAAGTAGATGCAAAAGCACGTCATCTGTTGCTTTCAagtcaccaccaccaccactctTTTCTCATCTGCGTGCATCAAATTCATGTTCGTACGTCATTTAATCGCATCGTCTCATAAACCCGTGTGCCTCCCTTTTTATTGCCGCCATGGAATCCAAAGTCACTCGTCGATTTAATATTTCTCCACTCGAATGGGATTTTACTGGTGTCTAATTGATACAGTTTTTGAAAGGATAAGATGAACTTCGATAAATCTCGAGCAGTTTTGCAACATAAAAAAGGGCAAGAGACACATCAGGATTAGGCAATTCTTATCGGCTTCAACTTAATATTCAAATAATTGCCGTCAGTTAATTGAACATGCACCAGCAGAGCATCAGACTATTGGTTTACAGGTAAAGTTTGTGCGGTTTGGTGCCTGCAGAGCATGAAGTTTTCTATCAATAATTCATGCATCTCGATCGGAACAACGCCAATTATTTAACACCATAACATTCTTGTTTTTATAAACTTCATGCATCAGAATGCAGACGCATACACAGAGAAACGTACTCGCCACTGATTCCAACCTCTCCCTTGTATTTTATTTTGAACTGACAagtggaaaaataaaagagaaactgTTTTCGTTTGGTTTCAAATTAAGATCGATCGGTTTAACTTTGAAGCGAAGAAAAGAGACGATTTCTGCAGTTTGAAACTGTTGAATTAATGTCGATAATAGAAATCAATTATGAAGGGAATGACAGCTACAGAGGTAAGGTGTCGAGAGAATATCAATCGAAGTGATTGAGAGGGATTAAG belongs to Zingiber officinale cultivar Zhangliang unplaced genomic scaffold, Zo_v1.1 ctg149, whole genome shotgun sequence and includes:
- the LOC122036381 gene encoding uncharacterized protein LOC122036381 — its product is MAASSPSLASEKKPWWLSNKKVVDKYLREARSLIASQEQSNVAFAVGLLDAALALYPRMEAALELKARSLLFLRRFREVADMLKDYIPSYKVGCGAGEDDSSSSSSLGSAGDHSSVASSAPLTRERANLLSPGCEMSDGDRSFRCFSVADLKRRVLAGISKSSDGEGQWRYLVLGQACCHLGMMEDAMILLQSGRRLASAAFRRESVCLSDDSFGGDGGVAVSAPPPSEMESVSQLLSHIKLILRRRAAALAALDAGLPAEAIRHFTKVLDSRRGLPGNFAAGCLIGRAAAHKATGRLADAIADCNRALALDPSSIPALRARADLFEAVRALPDCLHDLEHLKLLHDAILRDRKLPGPRWRPHHDVRYRDIPANLRALTARIQHLRGRIAAGEANNVDYYALLGVRRGCARTELGRAHLLLTLKHKPEKSVAFVDRLEFADDHRDLDSIRDQARMTASILYRMLQKGHASLMVAVTAEEAAEKQRAKEAAEAAASAAAIQMPTVMTADKPMAEKASVFQGVFCRDMAAVGNLLSHRAIPVKYEALSC